The Humulus lupulus chromosome 3, drHumLupu1.1, whole genome shotgun sequence genome window below encodes:
- the LOC133824968 gene encoding uncharacterized protein LOC133824968 — protein MGHETNQCRKKQEGKDTVKQKWIPKKQENEVKLKSTLVDEEGFQRVEKRNKVVTNEKPAVTEVENRFDMLENQEEENWCFTNNNPWLDKGRIVVAWQPSSFDLDIRFCSDQMIHGIGLSKQCKARFSITIVYGFNEDRKRKKLWEDLKEVLAQVQGPWLLIGDFNDILVSNERVGRRSTKGPTQEFRECVDYCKLEDLKFSGAFFTWNNKQMSEFRVCSKIDRALVNSTWADSFPLSEAVFLPQGIFDHSPILVSLHQDVVCGKKPFRYFSMWKGADNFDAKVAQSWNEGAVGTEMFKLTMKLKRLKQVLKSINKEGFSDLQQQALEAKNTLLELQGRINIDPLNSHLLLEEQSAREKFIKLFKAYSLFLAQKAKITWAKNGDDNTAIFHASLRARRIHNRVSSIEDAQGIWCDTPDSVQHAFLHFFQQLLGSQMHQRISVIQSIIDLGPKIIDRHISILQADYSAEEVKDTIFAIPGLKSPGPDGFGRSFYQDNWNLVGAEVEKAVLSFLNTGRILKEINATTITIIPKSSCPRNVSDFRPISCCNVIYKAASKMICSRLRKILPDLIAENQGVLFMDAI, from the exons ATGGGGCACGAGACTAACCAGTGCAGGAAGAAACAGGAAGGGAAGGACACAGTGAAACAGAAGTGGATTCCCAAGAAGCAAGAGAATGAGGTGAAGCTGAAATCAACTTTAGTAGATGAGGAAGGGTTTCAGAGAGTTGAAAAGAGGAACAAAGTAGTAACAAATGAAAAACCTGCTGTTACTGAAGTGGAAAATCGGTTTGACATGTTGGAGAATCAGGAGGAAGAG AATTGGTGTTTCACGAATAATAATCCATGGCTGGATAAAGGAAGAATAGTTGTAGCATGGCAGCCAAGTAGTTTTGATTTGGATATTAGATTCTGTTCAGACCAAATGATCCATGGTATTGGTCTCTCTAAGCAATGCAAGGCACGGTTTAGCATTACCATAGTATATGGGTTCAATGAAGACAGAAAAAGGAAGAAGCTATGGGAGGATTTAAAAGAAGTTTTAGCTCAAGTGCAGGGGCCGTGGTTGCTAATTGGAGACTTCAATGACATCTTAGTTTCTAATGAAAGAGTTGGAAGAAGAAGCACTAAAGGTCCTACGCAAGAATTTAGAGAATGTGTGGATTATTGTAAATTAGAGGATTTAAAATTCTCTGGAGCTTTCTTCACCTGGAATAATAAGCAAATGTCAGAATTCAGAGTCTGTTCTAAGATTGATCGCGCCTTGGTCAATTCTACATGGGCTGATTCCTTTCCTTTGTCTGAGGCAGTCTTCTTACCTCAAGGTATATTTGATCACAGCCCCATCTTAGTTTCTCTACACCAAGATGTTGTTTGTGGGAAAAAGCCTTTCAGGTACTTTAGTATGTGGAAAGGTGCAGATAACTTTGATGCAAAAGTAGCTCAAAGCTGGAATGAAGGAGCTGTTGGAACTGAGATGTTTAAACTGACCATGAAATTGAAGAGATTGAAGCAGGTTCTCAAGAGTATTAATAAGGAGGGTTTTAGTGATCTGCAACAGCAAGCGCTTGAAGCTAAGAATACATTACTGGAGCTGCAGGGCAGAATTAACATTGATCCCCTTAACAGTCACCTCCTGTTAGAGGAACAATCAGCCAGGGAGAAGTTTATTAAACTGTTTAAAGCATATTCTCTTTTTCTAGCTCAAAAAGCTAAAATTACTTGGGCTAAAAATGGAGATGATAATACAGCCATATTTCATGCATCTTTGAGGGCAAGGAGGATCCATAACCGTGTCTCTTCCATAGAGGATGCTCAGGGTATTTGGTGCGATACACCAGATAGTGTCCAACATGCATTTCTGCATTTTTTCCAGCAATTGTTAGGCTCTCAAATGCATCAAAGAATCTCGGTTATTCAGAGTATCATTGACCTTGGACCAAAAATCATAGATAGGCACATAAGTATTCTCCAAGCAGATTATTCAGCTGAAGAAGTTAAGGATACAATCTTTGCTATTCCAGGGCTGAAGTCTCCAGGTCCTGATGGCTTTGGTAGAAGTTTCTATCAAGATAACTGGAATCTTGTAGGAGCTGAAGTTGAAAAAGCTGTGCTATCTTTTTTGAATACAGGAAGAATCCTTAAGGAAATCAATGCTACCACAATTACCATCATTCCTAAGAGTAGTTGCCCACGCAATGTCAGTGATTTCCGCCCTATATCTTGCTGCAATGTCATCTACAAGGCTGCCTCAAAAATGATCTGTTCGAGATTGCGGAAAATTCTACCTGACTTAATTGCTGAAAATCAGGGGGTTTTGTTCATGGACGCTATATAG